In Pongo abelii isolate AG06213 chromosome X, NHGRI_mPonAbe1-v2.0_pri, whole genome shotgun sequence, one DNA window encodes the following:
- the LOC112131028 gene encoding 40-kDa huntingtin-associated protein → MERLWDACSNLDHLHCSRASSSWCPARPRVPSQGLGSASPRPSICIRRSQPGQAPPPIPARPRLRSRSLHITRARGRLGLGSGRGHGHAGSPPRGTQGTSPRPARPPAAAARPEALGAASMAAAAAGLGGGAGPGPEAGDFLARYRLVSNKLKKRFLRKPNVAEAGEQFGQLGRELRAQECLPYAAWCQLAVARCQQALFHGPGEALALTEAARLFLRQERDARQRLVCPAAYGEPLQAAASALGAAVRLHLELGQPAAAAALCLELAAALRDLGQPAAAAGHFQRAAQLQLPQLPLAALQALGEAASCQLLARDYTGALAVFTRMQRLAREHGSHPVQSLPPPPPPGPQPGPGPGATPALPAALLPPNSGSAAPSPAALGAFSDVLVRCEVSRVLLLLLLQPPPAKLLPEHAQTLEKYSWEAFDSHGQESSGQLPEELFLLLQSLVMATHEKDTEAIKSLQVEMWPLLPAEQNHLLHLVLQETISPSGQGV, encoded by the coding sequence ATGGAGAGGCTGTGGGATGCCTGTAGCAACCTAGACCACTTGCATTGCAGCCGAGCTAGCAGCAGCTGGTGCCCCGCCAGGCCCCGCGTACCTTCCCAGGGTCTTGGATCCGCATCCCCGAGACCCTCGATTTGCATACGCCGCTCACAGCCCGGCCAGGCCCCGCCTCCGATCCCGGCCAGGCCCCGCCTCCGATCCCGCTCTTTGCATATCACCAGGGCAAGGGGTAGGCTCGGGCTGGGGAGCGGGCGCGGGCACGGGCACGCCGGCAGCCCGCCGAGGGGGACGCAGGGCACGTCGCCCCGCCCTGCCCGCCCGCCCGCTGCGGCAGCGCGTCCGGAAGCGCTTGGGGCGGCGAGCATGGCGGCAGCGGCGGCAGGCCTGGGCGGCGGCGCCGGCCCGGGACCCGAGGCCGGGGACTTCCTGGCCCGCTACCGGCTGGTATCGAACAAGCTGAAGAAGCGGTTCCTGCGGAAGCCGAACGTGGCGGAGGCCGGCGAGCAGTTCGGACAGCTGGGCCGGGAGCTGCGCGCCCAGGAGTGTCTGCCCTACGCGGCCTGGTGCCAGCTGGCGGTGGCGCGCTGCCAGCAGGCGCTCTTCCACGGGCCCGGGGAGGCGCTGGCCCTCACCGAGGCCGCCCGCCTCTTCCTGCGGCAGGAGCGCGACGCGCGCCAGCGCCTGGTCTGCCCCGCCGCCTACGGGGAGCCGCTGCAGGCCGCCGCCAGCGCCCTGGGCGCCGCGGTGCGTCTGCACCTGGAGCTGGGCcagccggccgccgccgccgccctctGCCTCGAGCTGGCCGCCGCCCTGCGCGACCTGGGCcagccggccgccgccgccggtCACTTCCAGCGCGCCGCCCAGCTCCAGCTGCCCCAGCTGCCCCTGGCCGCGCTGCAGGCGCTTGGCGAGGCCGCCTCCTGCCAGCTGCTGGCGCGCGACTACACTGGCGCCCTGGCGGTCTTCACGCGCATGCAGCGCCTGGCGCGGGAGCACGGCAGCCACCCGGTGCAGTCActgccgccgcccccgccgccgggaCCCCAGCCCGGGCCCGGGCCCGGGGCGACGCCCGCCCTACCGGCCGCGCTGCTTCCTCCGAACTCCGGCTCGGCGGCgccctctcccgccgccctgggcGCCTTCTCGGACGTGCTGGTCCGCTGCGAGGTGTCCCgcgtgctgctgctgctgctcctgcaaCCACCGCCCGCCAAGCTGCTGCCGGAGCACGCCCAGACCCTGGAGAAGTACTCCTGGGAGGCTTTTGACAGCCACGGGCAGGAGAGCAGCGGCCAGCTTCCCGAGGAGCTCTTTCTGCTGCTCCAGTCTTTGGTCATGGCTACCCACGAAAAGGACACGGAAGCCATCAAGTCGCTGCAGGTGGAGATGTGGCCACTGTTGCCTGCTGAGCAGAACCACCTCCTTCACCTCGTTCTGCAAGAAACCATCTCCCCCTCAGGACAGGGAGTCTGA
- the LOC112130917 gene encoding histone H2A-Bbd type 2/3, with the protein MRGWALVARIHSTGRGNCHLESWPSSLGRAEIAHSTPSMPRRRSHRGSSGAGGRGRTCSRTVRAELSFSVSQVERSLREGHYAQRLSRTAPVYLAAVIEYLTAKVLELAGNEAQNNGERNITPLLLDMVVHNNRLLSTLFDTTTISQVAPGGD; encoded by the coding sequence ATGAGGGGCTGGGCCCTGGTCGCTAGGATACACAGTACTGGACGCGGTAACTGTCATCTTGAGAGTTGGCCAAGCTCTCTAGGCCGAGCCGAGATAGCACACTCAACGCCCAGCATGCCGAGGAGGAGGAGCCATCGAGGGTCCTCCGGTGCTGGTGGCCGGGGGCGGACCTGCTCTCGCACCGTCCGAGCGGAGCTTTCGTTTTCGGTGAGCCAGGTGGAGCGCAGTCTACGGGAGGGCCACTACGCTCAGCGCCTGAGTCGCACGGCGCCGGTCTACCTCGCTGCGGTTATTGAGTACCTGACGGCCAAGGTCCTGGAGCTGGCGGGCAACGAGGCCCAGAACAACGGAGAGAGGAACATCACTCCCCTGctgctggacatggtggttcacaaCAACAGGCTGCTGAGCACCCTTTTCGACACAACCACCATCTCTCAAGTGGCCCCCGGCGGGGACTAG